Within Psychrobacter sp. AH5, the genomic segment ACTACCGCATTATCAAAGGATAATGAGATCTCCATTACCGCCAAAATAGCGGTGATAGATAGCGTGGATAACATGCCACTGATCCCACTATGTGAATATCCCCACCAAGCAGCTACGGCCAAAGCAATAGCGGTAAAGATAAAGTCTAAATAAAAATGTCTCATGACATGTCCTGTCTAATGGCATAAAGTAATGCTGAGTTAATTTGGTCTAATAAAGATAAATGCAAACATTGTAAAAAACTAATACATGCTCAAAAAAGCAGCTATAAGTAGCTGCCTTTTTGGGGACGAAAATTAACAGAAACATAAAGCATTTTTAATCGTTTAGCTATATAAAACTGTAGTATTTTGCAACTAATTGTACTTCGCCACTAATGATACTTTGCGATTAGATATCAACACCATATTGATGACACATCGCTTGTAGGCCACCTGAGTAGCCTTGACCTACCGCCCGAAACTTCCACTCATTGTTATGGCGATAGACCTCACCGAACACCATAGCAGTCTCGACTGAATAATCCTCTGCCAGATCAAAGCGTACGACTTCGGTACCAGACTCTTCGTTAACGACGCGAATAAAAGCGTTAGCCACTTGACCGAAGTTTTGGCTACGAGCAGCAGCATCATGAATAGTGACAGTGACGACGATTTTATCGACATCGCTTGGCACTTGGCTTAGATTGACTTTAATTACTTCATCATCGCCGTCCCCTTCGCCAGTACGGTTATCACCGGTGTGTTCAACTGCGCCATTATCAGATTTTAGCTGATTATAGAAGATAAAATCGTGATCGCCGCGCACTTTGCCGGCGTTACTTAATAAAAAAACACTAGCATCCAAATCAAACTCAGCACCAGAGGTGGCGCGCTCATCCCAGCCTAGACCGATAAGCAGTTTATTTAAGTTTGGGTCCGTTTTAGTTAGCGATAAATTACCGCCTTTATTTAATGATAAAGCCATGGATAGATCCTTTTTATTAGGTTGATTTTTATAGTTAAAAGTTTGCAATCAATAGAGTGTAAATGATAACTGTAATTGCTGCTAAATGATGTTCTATCATAACAACAAAAAATGACCCAATCAAAGCGGATCGGGTCATTGTTGTAAAGCTTATTGTTGCTTTATTATTAAATAAAAATCAGCGATGGCGAATCTCAAAGCTTTGATGGATAGGCTTTTTGATATTGAAGTCAAAACCTATGGTCTGAGGGGTAATATCAGTGATATTGTAGCGCTCCATCAACTGCTCATCGAGCTCAAAACGGCTAAAGTTATTGGAGAAATAGAGCACGCCATCGGAGGTTAAGCGGTTCATAGCGCGATTGATTAAAGCGGCGTGATCGCGCTGCACATCAAAGGTGCCCTGAAACTTTTTGGAATTTGAGAAGGTTGGTGGATCAATAAAAATAATATCAAATTGTTCAGTATTATCTTTTATCCATTCAAAGATATCGGCGGCGACAAATTGGTAATTATTGCGACTAATATCAAGGCCATTTAATACAAAGTTTTGTTTGCCCCAATTAAGATAGTTTTGTGATAAATCGACGCTCGTGACCTTTTTGGCACCAGCTAAAGCGGCATGGACGCTAGCGGTACAAGTATAAGCAAAAAGGTTTAGCACCGATTTGCCTTCACTATTACGCTTGATACGCGCGCGCATATTACGGTGATCGATAAACAGCCCTGTATCAAGATAGTCGGTAAAGTTGACATAAAAGTAAGCGCCATCTTCACGGGCGATATAGAACTTGCCTTTTTTATCTGAACTACCTTGTTTGCTATATTGCTCATTACCTGACTGACGCGCGCGAGTCTTGATAAATACTTGCTCGCGGTTGATGCCTAATACTTCACGAATACCCATAAGGGCCAGATTAAAGCGTTTTTTGGCAGTCTCAGGCGGAATGGTTTTTGGCGGTGCATACTCTTGCACATGCACGTAGTCGCCATATAGATCAACTGCCACTTTAAAGTCAGGTAAATCAGCATCATAGACGCGGATATTACTGACCTTTTCTTTGTTCGCCTGTTTTCTGAGTTTCCCCAAATTCTTTTGTAGACGATTGATAAAGTCTTGGCCTTCCTCCACGTTGATCTCGCGCTTCTCAAAGCGGCTAACTAGGCTACCTGTCTGTCCTGCAATGAGCTGACCGTAACGGAAATAAACGGTTATCGCGCCATTGTGGCAGCGCAGCGTTTTTGGCTCTTTAATAGGCAAGATATCAACTTGCTCAACGTTTGCTGCCAAGATACCAAGCATCGGCTCGATACCGCTACCGGCAAAGCTGTCTTGAATGATAAGTCCTAACGCCTGATAAAGCGGACGAATATAATCCTCATCGCCCAGACGCTCACCATAAGGCGGGTTGGTGATGATTAGCGGATTAGTTAAGCGGCCATCTTTAACCATCGGCTGTAAAGTGTCATTCAATTTACTAAGCGCGCGGGTCTCAAGATCAATCAGTGGTAATAACTCTTGCAAACCTGCGGCAATTAGGTTTTTCTCTGTGGCCAAAATAGCGCCGCTATCGGCATCAAAACCAAGTATCAGCGGCAAAGTATCAGGCTGCTCAAGCGCGATGGCTAGCGCTTCGCGAAAACGGGTCTGCGCCTCATCTATCATCGCAAGCCACAGCGTCTCATCATGATGCTGCCACTGATAAAAGCCAAATTGATTGGCGGCTTTATCAATACCGACGGCATAATCTAAATGCATCAGCAGGCCTTCAATAATAAAAGTACCGGAGCCGCACATCGGGTCAATCAAGGCATTATACAAAGGCGCGTTATTAGCCGCATTTTTTAGATGCCAACCTGAGCTATAGAGTAGGGCTGCGGCTAGGTTCTCTTTTAATGGGGCATCGGTCATCGCCACGCGGTAGCCACGGCGATGCAAACTTGTACCGGATAGATCTAAATATAACTCGGCCTGCTTATCATTAACTGTCGCAAAAATAGCAAAATCTGGGTTTTTAC encodes:
- a CDS encoding TerD family protein is translated as MALSLNKGGNLSLTKTDPNLNKLLIGLGWDERATSGAEFDLDASVFLLSNAGKVRGDHDFIFYNQLKSDNGAVEHTGDNRTGEGDGDDEVIKVNLSQVPSDVDKIVVTVTIHDAAARSQNFGQVANAFIRVVNEESGTEVVRFDLAEDYSVETAMVFGEVYRHNNEWKFRAVGQGYSGGLQAMCHQYGVDI
- the rlmKL gene encoding bifunctional 23S rRNA (guanine(2069)-N(7))-methyltransferase RlmK/23S rRNA (guanine(2445)-N(2))-methyltransferase RlmL, producing the protein MTEVTLPASPQTTSPAASNELSLDLVITCADGLELPLQTELTSFGIASDIKSTGRLTVRASLRDLYTICLWSRVASRVLMLIKRKNINIDYDVAEQLYGLAKSINWTEQFDLEQTFAIRLSVDKRVAVSQQFAMLRIKDAIADTFNEAFESRPNVDSKNPDFAIFATVNDKQAELYLDLSGTSLHRRGYRVAMTDAPLKENLAAALLYSSGWHLKNAANNAPLYNALIDPMCGSGTFIIEGLLMHLDYAVGIDKAANQFGFYQWQHHDETLWLAMIDEAQTRFREALAIALEQPDTLPLILGFDADSGAILATEKNLIAAGLQELLPLIDLETRALSKLNDTLQPMVKDGRLTNPLIITNPPYGERLGDEDYIRPLYQALGLIIQDSFAGSGIEPMLGILAANVEQVDILPIKEPKTLRCHNGAITVYFRYGQLIAGQTGSLVSRFEKREINVEEGQDFINRLQKNLGKLRKQANKEKVSNIRVYDADLPDFKVAVDLYGDYVHVQEYAPPKTIPPETAKKRFNLALMGIREVLGINREQVFIKTRARQSGNEQYSKQGSSDKKGKFYIAREDGAYFYVNFTDYLDTGLFIDHRNMRARIKRNSEGKSVLNLFAYTCTASVHAALAGAKKVTSVDLSQNYLNWGKQNFVLNGLDISRNNYQFVAADIFEWIKDNTEQFDIIFIDPPTFSNSKKFQGTFDVQRDHAALINRAMNRLTSDGVLYFSNNFSRFELDEQLMERYNITDITPQTIGFDFNIKKPIHQSFEIRHR